The proteins below are encoded in one region of Rhodopirellula halodulae:
- a CDS encoding DUF1569 domain-containing protein has protein sequence MSDLRQLQFNNLEAAVDDARQLLASGYVLHGNWSLGQICRHLVLVQDSSVDGYPIWMSLFAPLRPLVRRILLPKVLSGDSPRGIRTAPIFVPPDNLEDATEVEAFAASVGRLLDHSGSFAPHPGFGRLPREKILEIHTAHAAHHLRHLRAQGDSD, from the coding sequence ATGAGTGACCTCCGTCAATTGCAGTTCAACAATCTCGAAGCGGCCGTCGATGATGCTCGGCAATTGTTGGCTAGCGGCTATGTCCTGCACGGAAACTGGTCGCTCGGGCAGATCTGTCGGCACTTGGTTTTGGTTCAAGACTCCAGCGTCGATGGCTACCCGATTTGGATGTCGCTGTTTGCGCCATTGCGGCCTCTGGTGCGACGAATACTGTTGCCCAAGGTGCTGAGCGGTGATTCTCCTCGCGGGATACGAACGGCCCCGATCTTTGTTCCGCCGGATAACTTGGAAGACGCAACTGAAGTCGAAGCATTCGCGGCAAGTGTTGGACGACTGCTTGATCACTCCGGCAGCTTCGCTCCGCATCCAGGATTCGGCCGATTGCCACGCGAGAAGATTCTTGAGATTCACACAGCTCATGCGGCTCACCATCTCCGACATCTTCGAGCCCAAGGGGACTCTGATTGA
- a CDS encoding GNAT family N-acetyltransferase, which produces MKTDAIQVRATRSDDRDRILAVHLDAFGGDEGPVIVSLLQEMLDDPTAEPMHSFVAESNDKIVGHVLFTSVTIESASVSTDGVTAQILAPLAVPSELHGKGIGTHLVKEALQQLAANSVQLVFVLGYPGYYSRFSFVPAGARGLQAPYPIPEKNADAWMVLELEADAAKSFDGTVKCCEALSHQKYWVE; this is translated from the coding sequence ATGAAAACCGACGCCATTCAAGTCCGAGCGACTCGCAGCGATGATCGCGATCGCATCCTTGCCGTGCATCTGGATGCATTCGGCGGGGACGAAGGTCCTGTGATAGTGAGCTTGCTACAAGAGATGCTCGACGATCCGACGGCAGAGCCGATGCATTCATTCGTTGCCGAGTCAAATGACAAGATTGTCGGTCACGTGCTCTTCACGTCTGTCACGATCGAGTCGGCCAGCGTCTCTACCGATGGTGTGACTGCCCAAATTTTGGCGCCTTTGGCTGTGCCCAGCGAGCTGCATGGCAAAGGTATCGGCACGCATCTCGTTAAAGAGGCATTGCAACAACTTGCCGCAAACAGCGTGCAACTTGTTTTTGTGCTCGGTTACCCAGGCTACTATTCTCGATTTAGTTTTGTGCCTGCCGGTGCTCGCGGTTTACAAGCTCCCTATCCAATACCTGAGAAGAACGCAGACGCTTGGATGGTTCTTGAACTGGAAGCTGATGCGGCCAAGTCGTTCGACGGCACGGTCAAATGCTGCGAAGCATTGAGCCACCAAAAATACTGGGTCGAGTGA
- a CDS encoding GNAT family N-acetyltransferase, translating to MDGAASLQLRPFRPDDAETCLTLFMDCVHRISSRDYTPEQIAAWASRTIDLEIWRARFDDRFAYVAMEDDCIVGFTDMTREGHLDRLFVSADHQGRGIARGLVRRLLKDSIDHSIEEITTDASITAKPFFERMGFSVVREQSVECRGVWMTNYRMQRAV from the coding sequence ATGGACGGTGCTGCATCACTACAGCTGAGGCCGTTCAGACCAGACGACGCAGAAACGTGCTTGACATTGTTCATGGATTGCGTCCATCGCATTAGCTCACGCGACTACACACCCGAACAGATCGCGGCGTGGGCGTCACGAACGATTGATCTTGAAATATGGCGTGCACGGTTCGATGATCGCTTTGCTTACGTTGCAATGGAAGATGATTGCATCGTTGGGTTCACCGATATGACACGGGAAGGACATCTCGATCGCCTGTTTGTATCCGCGGACCATCAGGGCCGCGGTATCGCTCGTGGACTTGTTAGAAGACTTCTGAAAGACTCGATCGATCATTCAATCGAAGAGATCACGACGGACGCCAGTATCACCGCAAAACCATTCTTCGAGCGAATGGGCTTTAGCGTCGTTCGCGAGCAATCCGTCGAGTGCCGCGGAGTGTGGATGACCAACTATCGAATGCAGCGAGCCGTTTGA
- a CDS encoding thiol-disulfide oxidoreductase DCC family protein — protein MNGEVSNDWQVEVFYDGECPLCLREIKLLRRLDRKHRIRFTDIADPSFRPASYGMTMKDFMDEIQGRLPSGEWITGVEVFRRLYAAVGLKPIVSLTRLPGISHGLEFGYRVFAKNRLRLTGRCDDGTCRVN, from the coding sequence ATGAACGGCGAGGTGAGCAACGACTGGCAGGTGGAAGTTTTCTACGACGGCGAGTGTCCACTTTGCCTGCGCGAGATCAAACTGCTTCGTCGACTTGATCGAAAGCACCGAATCCGCTTTACCGACATCGCCGATCCTTCGTTTAGGCCGGCAAGCTACGGGATGACCATGAAAGACTTTATGGACGAGATCCAAGGTCGGTTGCCCAGTGGCGAGTGGATCACGGGCGTCGAGGTCTTTCGTCGACTGTATGCTGCCGTTGGTCTGAAGCCGATTGTCTCGCTCACTCGCTTGCCCGGCATCTCGCACGGTCTCGAGTTCGGCTATCGCGTCTTTGCTAAGAACCGCTTGCGATTGACGGGGCGCTGCGACGATGGAACTTGCAGGGTCAACTAG
- a CDS encoding SOUL family heme-binding protein, with translation MKRTEIYRTGIYIAGFVGVALVGTFALAMTTRAGYESAEYKVIKSNGSFEVREYPDLMLVATDSKMDSQGRDGSFMRLFQYISGANEAEQKIAMTTPVFMEGEIGKSDVSMGFVMPKEVAAKGAPDPKGESVKLRERKGGQFAVVRFPGKLDSKLAKEKETELREWMKSQGLEGEESAEAAGYDPPFTPAALRRNEILIRLKSSVEETEKGDSESGIEAAKD, from the coding sequence ATGAAACGTACAGAAATCTATCGAACGGGGATCTATATCGCGGGATTCGTCGGAGTCGCTCTGGTCGGCACGTTCGCCCTGGCCATGACCACTCGAGCGGGGTACGAGTCGGCCGAGTACAAAGTGATCAAGTCCAACGGAAGTTTTGAAGTCCGCGAATACCCGGACCTGATGCTGGTTGCGACCGATTCCAAGATGGACTCTCAAGGTCGGGACGGCAGCTTTATGCGGCTGTTTCAGTACATCAGTGGGGCCAACGAAGCCGAGCAGAAGATCGCGATGACGACGCCGGTATTCATGGAAGGCGAAATCGGCAAGTCGGATGTCTCGATGGGTTTTGTGATGCCCAAAGAAGTCGCGGCAAAGGGAGCTCCGGATCCGAAGGGTGAAAGCGTAAAACTGCGTGAGCGGAAGGGTGGTCAGTTCGCCGTGGTTCGCTTCCCCGGCAAGCTCGATTCTAAGCTGGCCAAAGAAAAGGAAACCGAGCTGCGAGAATGGATGAAGAGCCAAGGGCTGGAAGGTGAGGAGTCGGCCGAGGCGGCTGGCTACGATCCGCCGTTTACTCCGGCAGCACTTCGCCGGAACGAGATCCTGATCCGCTTGAAATCGTCGGTTGAGGAAACCGAAAAAGGCGATTCGGAATCTGGCATTGAGGCGGCGAAGGACTGA
- a CDS encoding TIGR03643 family protein, with protein MDEGQPELSRGEIDRVIMMAWEDRTSFDAIQDQYGLSPGDVIKLMRREMKPSSFKLWRKRTHGRVTKHEAKFAKTVNGDELRRFRASSQRG; from the coding sequence ATGGATGAAGGCCAGCCGGAACTATCGAGAGGCGAGATCGATCGCGTCATCATGATGGCCTGGGAAGATCGCACCAGCTTTGACGCCATCCAAGATCAGTACGGCCTGTCCCCAGGCGACGTCATTAAGTTGATGCGTCGAGAGATGAAGCCCAGTTCCTTCAAGCTCTGGCGAAAACGAACCCACGGGCGAGTGACCAAGCACGAGGCCAAATTCGCCAAAACCGTGAACGGCGACGAGCTCCGACGGTTCCGAGCGTCGTCTCAGCGAGGGTAA
- a CDS encoding radical SAM protein, translating to MIELPALEYHVAHGCNLSCQQCSHYSNFHVAGKLPTVDTADGEYSNWSHRLKPKRFAMLGGEPLLNPQVIGHIQLARQHWSDSQLMFVTNGFFLHRFPDLPEVLLETNCRLEVSQHGTHEAYVQRFREVKRLVWRWREKYPGIQIKIRQSHRGWMRQYNVEDGKLIPFDSKPAAAYRVCMQKTCTQLYRSMLWKCPALAYFNQVEAKLKLHHLPAWQPFRDYQACSADASDDDVRRFLQTKAIHQCGLCPSHRTKFVHSNPLQRSALR from the coding sequence ATGATCGAACTGCCTGCCCTGGAATACCACGTCGCCCACGGTTGTAATCTCTCCTGCCAGCAGTGCAGCCACTACAGCAACTTTCACGTGGCAGGCAAATTGCCGACAGTTGATACTGCCGATGGCGAGTATTCGAACTGGTCGCATCGGTTGAAGCCAAAACGATTCGCGATGCTAGGCGGCGAGCCACTTTTGAACCCGCAGGTCATCGGGCACATTCAGCTTGCCAGACAGCATTGGTCTGATAGCCAACTGATGTTCGTCACGAACGGTTTCTTTTTGCACCGTTTTCCCGACTTGCCGGAAGTCCTGCTGGAAACGAATTGTCGCCTCGAAGTCAGTCAACACGGAACTCATGAAGCCTACGTGCAACGGTTCCGCGAGGTGAAGCGGCTCGTCTGGCGATGGCGTGAAAAGTACCCGGGCATCCAGATCAAGATCCGACAGTCGCATCGCGGGTGGATGCGGCAATACAACGTTGAGGATGGCAAGCTGATCCCATTTGATTCGAAACCCGCCGCAGCCTACCGAGTGTGCATGCAGAAGACCTGCACGCAGCTCTACCGCTCGATGCTTTGGAAATGCCCGGCGTTAGCCTACTTCAACCAAGTCGAAGCAAAGCTGAAGTTGCATCACCTGCCTGCGTGGCAACCGTTCCGCGATTACCAAGCCTGCTCAGCCGACGCGAGCGACGATGATGTTCGCCGGTTCTTGCAAACAAAAGCGATTCACCAGTGCGGCCTGTGTCCCTCGCACCGCACCAAGTTTGTTCATTCAAATCCATTGCAACGGAGTGCCTTGCGATGA
- a CDS encoding glycosyltransferase codes for MRDQVTFCIKTIHRPQCCAALVRSIHTHYGTNRPAIHVLDDGKPELRFSTNCPTEAAMVDQLIETDFDIGLSAGRNRLLDAGETPIVVFTDDDHLVTQRTKLPELVAKLNKHNDIDLLSTLSNDEERPRLLQSNGRRLRIHRGVLKQRGSIRWCHYVGNCFVAYRDILQAIRWDESLKVEEHWDFFWRCKVAGVNVACDVSHSFKHEHIDPPGYKRHRPQFLKLGLEKYGLKKVIWR; via the coding sequence ATGCGTGATCAAGTCACCTTCTGCATCAAGACGATCCATCGACCGCAGTGTTGTGCCGCGCTGGTGCGGAGCATCCACACACACTACGGAACGAATCGCCCGGCGATCCATGTGCTCGACGATGGCAAACCGGAACTTCGCTTCTCAACAAACTGTCCGACCGAAGCGGCAATGGTGGACCAATTGATCGAGACAGATTTCGACATTGGATTATCCGCCGGGCGCAATCGATTGCTCGACGCGGGCGAAACCCCGATCGTCGTCTTCACCGATGATGACCATTTGGTGACCCAACGGACAAAACTGCCGGAACTTGTCGCCAAGCTCAATAAGCACAACGACATCGATCTGCTCTCGACCCTAAGCAACGATGAAGAACGCCCTCGACTGTTGCAAAGCAACGGTCGTCGTCTCCGTATCCATCGCGGCGTTCTGAAACAACGCGGCTCGATTCGCTGGTGTCATTACGTCGGTAATTGCTTTGTCGCCTATCGCGACATTTTGCAAGCGATCCGTTGGGACGAATCGCTCAAGGTTGAAGAACACTGGGATTTCTTTTGGAGATGCAAGGTCGCCGGCGTCAATGTTGCCTGCGACGTCTCTCACTCGTTCAAACATGAACACATCGATCCGCCTGGCTACAAGCGACATCGCCCGCAATTCCTCAAACTCGGGCTGGAAAAATACGGTTTGAAAAAGGTGATCTGGCGATGA
- a CDS encoding glycosyltransferase family 2 protein: MGDAVAAAKPFTLDDITFCIKTIHRPWACHRLVQSLRKHFEQPKIVVVDDGRPELRFSEKYPDTAKHCHVINLDRHDVGVGVGRNTAIDAAESEFIFLLDDDHVITPDLHLDRVYDRFQEHDIDILGVRQGGGGRPLLFAPLMDGLRIWMFRGEHRRIGQLAWCDMSSNAFLARRDAIAKLRWDPEIKTYEHWEFFYRASHIEKLKVAVAEDCMVVHAHVGAKPYGDLRCRPKFRKLGLRKHGFHSMRYPGGGIVHA; encoded by the coding sequence ATGGGTGATGCAGTGGCCGCAGCAAAACCATTCACGCTCGACGACATCACCTTTTGCATCAAGACGATTCATCGTCCCTGGGCATGCCATCGACTCGTACAGTCGTTACGCAAGCACTTTGAACAGCCCAAGATCGTGGTCGTCGATGATGGCCGGCCAGAATTGCGATTCTCGGAGAAATATCCCGACACGGCCAAGCACTGCCACGTGATCAACCTCGACCGGCACGACGTCGGAGTCGGCGTTGGTCGCAACACGGCGATCGACGCCGCAGAATCCGAGTTCATCTTCTTGCTCGACGACGATCACGTCATCACGCCCGATCTACACCTCGATCGAGTTTACGATCGCTTTCAGGAGCATGACATCGATATCCTCGGCGTCCGACAGGGCGGTGGCGGTCGGCCACTATTGTTCGCGCCCCTGATGGATGGCCTACGGATCTGGATGTTCCGAGGCGAACACCGGCGCATTGGCCAGCTGGCCTGGTGCGACATGTCTAGCAACGCATTCCTCGCCCGTCGGGACGCGATCGCGAAGCTGCGTTGGGATCCTGAGATCAAGACCTACGAACACTGGGAATTCTTCTACCGGGCCAGCCACATCGAAAAGTTGAAAGTCGCCGTCGCAGAGGACTGCATGGTCGTTCATGCCCACGTTGGAGCGAAACCCTACGGCGATCTTCGCTGTCGGCCAAAGTTCAGGAAACTTGGCCTTCGAAAACATGGATTCCATTCAATGCGATATCCCGGAGGCGGCATCGTCCATGCGTGA
- a CDS encoding glycosyltransferase family 25 protein has protein sequence MILKTQSIVDRCFLINLDRRTDRLREWLEQLPDPWPLPEPERFPAIDGRHVATPPQWRAGNGAWGCYRSHLLILEKCLTEHIDSYVVFEDDAGFTDDFAERFTAFVDELPADWGLVYLGGQHLYAGKHPPQKISEHVYRPYNVNRTHAFMVRGRENMKALYRHLTWNDWHHKHHIDHHLGRFIQRRYEALVQGKNIQKESIAVYTPDRWMVGQLPTKSNICGRKWNQTRFFNDARNADHSDAPFFAVLGPHRAGTSCVAMIMHHLGVHMGNQLGGYEATGGGEAVGLAQLCEKAMRFPATDPVISDQQLTQQLKSWVVTRKSEANRDKTVAGGKYPHLCRFAEHLHMALGDSLRIIAVNRDIEASIRSLQDRSRKHAGQWFAADDEECERLQRSLLEHRDRFIESHPEVPVFKIEFAELTAEPDRTIGELIEFLGIEPTEDEIASAISHVNPDLRKHG, from the coding sequence ATGATCTTGAAGACACAGTCGATCGTTGATCGCTGCTTTTTGATCAACCTTGACCGCCGGACGGATCGCTTGCGGGAATGGCTCGAACAGTTGCCCGATCCGTGGCCGTTACCCGAACCCGAGCGTTTTCCAGCAATCGATGGTCGGCACGTCGCCACACCGCCGCAATGGCGAGCCGGAAACGGAGCGTGGGGCTGCTATCGCTCGCACCTATTGATCTTGGAAAAGTGTCTGACCGAACACATCGATTCGTATGTTGTCTTCGAAGACGATGCCGGATTCACCGACGACTTTGCTGAACGCTTCACAGCATTCGTCGATGAATTGCCGGCGGATTGGGGACTGGTCTACCTCGGCGGCCAGCACCTGTACGCCGGCAAGCATCCCCCACAGAAGATCAGCGAACATGTCTATCGCCCCTACAACGTCAATCGCACTCATGCGTTCATGGTCCGCGGTCGCGAGAACATGAAGGCGTTGTACCGGCACCTGACCTGGAACGATTGGCATCACAAGCACCACATCGATCACCACCTCGGTCGTTTCATTCAACGCCGCTACGAAGCGCTGGTCCAAGGCAAGAACATTCAAAAGGAATCGATCGCGGTTTATACGCCGGACCGTTGGATGGTGGGACAACTGCCAACAAAATCCAATATTTGTGGTCGGAAATGGAATCAGACGCGGTTCTTCAACGACGCCCGCAATGCCGATCACTCGGACGCACCATTCTTTGCGGTTCTCGGGCCGCATCGCGCCGGAACGTCGTGCGTGGCGATGATCATGCATCACTTGGGCGTTCACATGGGCAACCAACTCGGTGGCTACGAGGCGACCGGCGGCGGCGAAGCGGTTGGACTTGCGCAGCTGTGCGAGAAAGCCATGCGGTTTCCAGCTACCGATCCGGTGATCAGTGACCAGCAACTCACACAGCAACTGAAATCTTGGGTTGTCACGAGAAAGTCAGAAGCAAACCGCGACAAAACGGTCGCCGGAGGAAAGTATCCGCATCTCTGCCGTTTCGCGGAGCATCTGCACATGGCACTCGGCGATTCACTACGAATCATCGCTGTGAACCGCGACATCGAAGCCTCCATCCGCAGTTTGCAAGATCGCTCTCGCAAGCACGCCGGTCAGTGGTTCGCTGCCGACGATGAGGAGTGCGAGCGATTGCAGCGGAGCCTCTTAGAACACCGCGATCGATTCATCGAATCACACCCAGAGGTTCCGGTCTTCAAGATCGAGTTCGCCGAGTTGACTGCTGAGCCAGATCGCACTATTGGCGAATTGATTGAATTCCTCGGCATTGAACCGACCGAAGACGAAATCGCCTCGGCCATCTCGCACGTCAATCCAGACCTTCGAAAGCATGGGTGA